One stretch of Oncorhynchus clarkii lewisi isolate Uvic-CL-2024 chromosome 1, UVic_Ocla_1.0, whole genome shotgun sequence DNA includes these proteins:
- the LOC139409921 gene encoding thioredoxin-dependent peroxide reductase, mitochondrial-like has protein sequence MAATVGRLLKTSVIVASGGLKAALPHGTSVSKASRILTHPALQKAGLSTSPGKWAPAVTQHAPHFKATAVHNGEFKEMGLDDFKGKYLVLFFYPLDFTFVCPTEIISFSDKASEFHDINCEVVGVSVDSHFAHLAWINTPRKAGGLGEIHIPLLADLNKQVSRDYGVLLEGPGIALRGLFIIDPNGVVKHMSVNDLPVGRCVDETLRLVRAFQFVETHGEVCPASWTPDSPTIKPTPEGSKEYFEKVND, from the exons ATGGCAGCCACCGTTGGGAGACTACTAAAGACCTCT GTAATAGTTGCATCTGGAGGACTGAAAGCAGCTTTGCCACATGGAACTTCAGTGAGCAAGGCCTCAAGAATTCTCACCCATCCTGCACTCCAGAAGGCCGGTTTATCCACCA GTCCTGGCAAGTGGGCTCCAGCTGTCACTCAACATGCACCACATTTTAAAGCTACAGCTGTCCACAATGGCGAGTTTAAGGAGATGGGCCTAGATGACTTTAAGGGCAAATACCTGGTTCTTTTCTTCTACCCACTCGATTT CACATTTGTTTGCCCGACAGAGATCATCTCGTTCAGTGACAAGGCCAGCGAGTTCCATGACATCAACTGTGAAGTGGTGGGCGTGTCAGTGGACTCTCACTTCGCCCACCTGGCATGGATAAACACCCCACGCAAG GCTGGAGGTTTGGGTGAAATCCACATCCCCCTGCTGGCAGACCTCAACAAACAGGTGTCCAGAGACTATGGTGTACTTCTGGAGGGCCCTGGCATTGCACTGAG GGGACTGTTTATCATTGATCCAAATGGGGTGGTGAAGCACATGAGCGTCAACGACCTGCCAGTGGGCCGCTGTGTGGACGAGACCCTGCGTCTGGTGAGGGCCTTCCAGTTTGTGGAGACTCACGGTGAAGTGTGCCCTGCTAGCTGGACCCCTGACTCTCCTACG ATCAAGCCAACTCCCGAAGGTTCAAAGGAGTACTTTGAGAAGGTCAACGACTAG